The window TATGAGAGGAgtatcatcaccatgacactcttCCGGTTCAATTACCTAGTTTATGGTTttggtaactgtgtcgatgatatttcgactgagactggcctaagatCCATCACTCCTTTTTCTCCTTGCACGCGAGCAACGGCAAGGAGCATCGTCTTCCTCGTCTTTGGTGAAGACCCTGATGAGCTGGTGTTAGGATTTCAGGGTTTTGGGTTGGTTGTCACATGAGAGCTCTAAGCTTCCGTTGGATTATTCACATTTTAACCTTGCAACCACACGAGAATTTGATCGCGCgcgtgtgagagagagagagagaacaccCATGGTGAGCGACTAGCCTTGGATGAGATATGCAACTCCATTGGATTCCTTGTTCACTCCAATGTCAAAACATGGTCAACTTACGGTGGAACACAAGGGTGATCAGCTCCAGCCAAATTTCCATCTCACACAACTAGCATTCCTCTCGGAAAAAGATGGACGAGAGGAGCGAGCCGTCCCACTCGCTGAACAGTTGTACGAGCTGCACGGTTGTGGGCGTGGAGCCGGTCGGCCCAGGTGTGGCACCCCCCACCTGCCCAGTTCGCGACACGGGATCCCATCCACCCACCCGTTTGCTGCCAGTTCCCCGTACGCCTCGCCGGGTAGAACGCCACTGTTCCGTGCGCAGCCGTGGGCAGACGCCTCCGCGCCCCGACGCGAGCGCGCGGTCCCCGCCGGGGCCCCGGTGAACAGCGACGGCggtcgcgcgcggcggccatcCACGCCATGACCCCGGGCACACGGGGCACCCCGCACCCCGGGCCGCTCGCTCGGCGAGACACGGCAGGGGCGCGCGGCAACGCCTGCCCGCCCGGACAGCGCCCACCCGCGGTTGCCCAGCCCAggtccagccagccagccagaaCGCGAACGTTACAACAGTGGCTCGGCGCTACGCGACGCCGGCGGGTGCGGGCGGGCGGACGCGACGGAGCAGGCGACGACGTGCTGCTTGCGGCTGCGGCGCTGGTGGCCGGTGGGCGCCCGGCCGCCTGCCCCTGGTGGTGGTGCTGTGGTGCATGCCGCTTTGCCGGCCTGGTCAGGCTGGGCAGTCACATGCTGATGCGCTATTGCATCTCGTAAGCGTCTCAGTGTTCCTgtctgagcagcagcagccagcaggaggCGCTTTCCGGCAGCCTCGACCGGGGCCTTTTGGGATTAAATGATGAGCGGTCAAATCGCAGAGAATTTTTGGCTGCCTAGCCGCTGTCCTTCGCATGCGCGGGGTGCGGCCAGGATGCGTGCCGCCGCGAGCGAGAGATTCGCGTCGGATCAGCCCAGTCCACAGTGGGTGCGCGTTCACAAGTTGCAACTCTACACGCAGCGGTAGAATTGGCGACGGTGCTGTTAAAACGCCAGAGAACTCGTCTGCATCCCAAGAGAGATACTAGGAGGTAGTACCAGTACATGCTCCAAGGTACTGCAATCTGATGCAACCGTCTCGACGTTCAAGAGCATGGGAGGCCGGAATTTGTGTTGGGAATACTTGTTTAGAGTTGTCGAAGCACGGCGCGGCCCGGCACCAAGAATGAAATCCCCGAGCACGGAGGTTCAATCGATACGCGAGCGCGTGCAGTCTTCTTGGGAGGATAGAAACTCTTGATTTTTATCACATCTTTCTCCATGACATGCATGCTTCTCCAAAGAAAGCACCAATGCATCATGGATTCGTGTGTTCCATTTCGAATGAATTTCTCTAATATTTTACGACTGGCGCTTTCGCTGCGATCACCAGTTCAATGCCAGTCACGCTGGCGTGAGTTGCGGAATATCTCTGCCAAGCCAAACCAGAGGATGAGGTTCGAGGGAGCCGGcctggaaaaaaagaaaagtggtTTTGGTCGCCAAAAACTTCCAAGAACAGGAAAGCGTTCAACTGTGCAGGGAATATGTAGCTTTTTACTGTGGAGATAGTACTGTCGACTCCTTTACCCCGCCTGAATTTCTTACTCACGTGTGAGGTGAAATTACTCGGTCAAAAAAGGGATGGAAGCAACCATAGCTACAGCCTTTACATGCGcaaatctcgaggatttgcatCGACAGTGGGTTCTCGATGTATCTTAACCAGGGCTACAACTATAGCTAATTACGGGTTTGACATAACATTAACAGAAATAGCATGATGTCAAAAACAGAGAGGGATATAAAAAGGAAATATTTACAAAGAGAATAGGTTAATTCAAAATGAAGACTAAAATAGAACATCCCTGCTTTAGCTTTCCTTTTCTTACCACAATTCCGGCTCGCTCCACATCAAACTGTATACATTGTGTAGTGCCCATGATTTCGGTACTTAAATGAAAAACCTAACAAACTACCTACGAATGTACCTTCAAGCTTAAAACTGCATACAGCAAAATTGATCCCCACTAACAGATTAAAAATGGGGGGCAAAACATACGGACGAAATTTCCAGAGTAGACTACCACATTTCTTTCAGAGGGATGTGGACTACCATGTTATGCCATCAGAAGATAACATTAGAGCCTCCCTGATGTTATCCAAAGCAGAGCAAGAACCAAAGAACGATTGATCAGTTGTACCAAGATTGTCGTTTTTCAGGTTGCCTTGGACTAGCATGAGGCTGTGCTGACCTTCCACCAAATCGCTATAAGCACTTCCATTTGGCATGAAACCAAGCACAGCTCCCAAATTAGCATGAGATTGGAGTTGATTCACCGATGACCACAATTCTGTAGAAGAGTCATTCAAGCTGTTCCAATCTGGCTTACAAGGGTGCGCTGAATATGAAGACAGGGAATTCAGACCACCGTCATTTGCATCCAGGGGCAAAATGCTGCTTCTGTCCTCTGGGGGACAGCTAATGATAGATCTGAGAAGATGATCATCCCGAATTCTGGGCTCTTCATTATAAAAACTTAAAGGGGTGAATTTCACAGGTAACTGATCCAACACCTGAAGAAGCTTATCAGAATTATCAGACAGTTCTACCTCTCTGGAGTATTTCTCCTCCAGTCCAGCCAAACAAGATACACCAACAGCAGAATCATGCAGGCTCTGTGCACCAAGCTCATATGGATGCTCTGAAGTTGAAAATATGGGATTCAGACAACCTGTGTTTACACTGAACACCATGTTGTTGCTTTGACTTCCATTTCCAGCTGAAAATCTGTGCAGAATTTCATTTCCATTGTCCAAAAAGCTTGAAGCAGCTGATTTTGCAGGTAACTGATCAATCCTAGTAAAAAATCTGGCGTCAGATGTATTAAACGGTCCTGACTCTTTTTGGTATTCCCTCTCCAGTTCAGCTGAAATAGAAACACATTGTTCCGTGGAGCTATGGTGGTCAGATTGCCAGGAGGTATTCAAGATTGCGTATGGTACCGCGTGATGCTGCTCCTCAATCTGACAGGGGAAAGATAATCTATCTCGAAATGACTCAGTGAATTTTAGTGACAACATTGGGCTCCATCCATCCTGATCATTTGAAGCAGTTTGAACATTCAAGCTCAACTCATTAGCTGAAGCTGGTCTTCTCTGGATGTATGGTTCGACATCTAGTAATAAATTTGAAGCCTGGTTGCGAATAATGCCTCTCTTCCAATCAGAACTTGAGCTATCGTTAACACACAACCATGGCAATGCCATGCACTCGTGTGCTTTGTTATCTCCACGAGGCAAGTGATTTTTCCTCCAATCAATAAAACTCGGATGGTCCTGACTGTGTACCCAAGGTAATGCCATAAACTTACATGTGTCATCACTTGCATTAGAGGGTGAACTTTTACCAGTTCTCAGCTTGGTTGGCGAAGTATAGTCCCTTCGCCTGTAATCTAGCAATTTACCAAACTGGCCTTTGGGAATAGCAGGAGCTTCTCTGCAGTCAATTTTACTGTGCCTCATCGACCCTTCTTGCTGCAGCATTACATTAATAACTATCACTGGTGCGACTTTTAATAATAAATGGAACTAATATTGAGATCATTCAAACAAAAGAACTAATGATGAGGTGGCAGTACTTTCTTGCCCCTGGTGTTGAATTAAAAAGGGCAAAGTGTACCTTTCTTATGATGTTTTTGGCACCTAACCTCTGCAGGATGTCACCAACAAATTCCGACCTGAGAAATATGAAATAATTATGTAACTGTATAGGCGAAAAATAATAGAAAATAAAATCCATATATGATTACAACCTTCTTTGGAACAACTCAGTACTTCCCATTGAGACTGTTTTTGCAGCGATCTTTAATAGTTTGCTTCTCTTCTCTGAAAAGATCTGTCCACTTACAGGTTCTCTATCTACAGACACAAGTATAGGTATCATGCTCTTAGCATCCCAGCTTACTATACCAAAATTAATTTGCAGAGAAACAATAAAGAAAATACATGTTTTGAGATGTGCAACAAAAATGTAAGTAGTCAAAAGAAAGTACTAATTtaagaatgtttttttttccgaatCTAAGAGGTACTACTGAATTAACACATGAGGAACCATCATGTCTCAGTAACTCGTGCTTGTGTTTGTGTCAGCCCATGATTTTCAGTAGCATATGGGCTTTTCATAAATCCTAATTTGAGCATATGAGTTGAAAGCAGtgagggaagaaaaaaaatactaggaACAGCCCATGATTGCCGGTGTAGCTTTATTCTCATCTAGTGAgatatctttttcttttctctctcctaaCCTTTTAAATGAAGACTAAAGCATCAGGGAATATTTATTATTCATTTCTCTTCTAACTTTTTCATGCATGTGACATGGCTCAGCAATGTAGATACTAGACATGTTAAAACTTCAGTGATAGCAACCAAGCTATGTATGCTGGAAGATTAACACACTCACCAATATTTCCTGAAGTCCCAGTAACATCAAATGATGTCTGAGCTATTGGTGTGAGAACATGAATACTCGGCAAGCAACCATGTGGGTTGAATTGAGGTGTATCCTTATCGTCATATTCTGTGTAAGAAGAAGGCCCATAGTTATAGAGAATCTATAGGTGCAGAATTCATGATCAGAGGGGATCAGATAAAGGATCAGACCAGAATGGGAGGATTGCACATTCACTTGCTCGCTAGGGATTTCCCCATTCTTCGCCGGTGTAGTAGGAGGGTCCTCATAACACACAGTATTTCGGTGGACAGAGAACTTTCTGACTGTAGTCACATTATGTGGTCCTACAAGGCATAGCAATAGCATAGGAAGTTCATTCTAATGTCCAAAATAAGTGGCACAGCAGATTAGGACAGCAAAAAAAGTACACAAATTCAATCTCATACCTTGTTTCTGTTTGGAGATCTTTGGCTCAATACTTTGATGAGGACGCTTGTACGAACGAGAGCTATGGCCTGACTGTTCACACAATTTCTTAAAGAACTTGTATTCGGCAGTTTTCGCATCACAAACTGCAAACAAAATGATGTATtagaatataaaaataaaacattAAATTTCTTCAACATCTAGAAATATGATTTTTGTTACTAGGGTAGAAAATGTTGGCTCCGCAGACAGATAATCCTATATATAATCAATGTGATTACAGTGGTACAGAACCGGTAATATCACCAAACAGTGAATACCCCTGGAAAGTACTGAAATGCCAAAATCCAAGATGCAAAAATAGATGGTATTTAACAGGATGTTAATCCATGGGGGAAATCCAAAATTGAGGGATGTTTAAATGCAGCATGGTAGAAAGAGATGAATTACAGTGAGACTTCGTGCAATAAACCTTGAGGTTTGTTTTTGGCAACTTCTCGTATTTTAGTGACCTGTCTCCCACCTATGTGGTGACTAGCACCTTCACCTTCATTTGCGAATCGAACCTTTTTCCTTTGCCTTCCATCTGTCATTAGGTACTCATTGCATCcaggggcggacccagcatAGGACATGGGTGTACACATGTACAGCCGATAATTCTTGTTCTTGCAAACCAAATCCGAGTTAGTAGGTAACTCGATATATTGTAACTGGATTCCGATCCGAATACAtatagttttgttagggtttggggtgctccgtctcgcacagcacaaggaaagagaaggggccGGCGCGGCATACCTGGAGGATGCActcgtcgccggcaaagggctgggctgccgctcgcccagtcgtcgccgccagggaaggaagaTCTCGAGCAAGGGAGGAGATCAGGAGAGACTTTCTCTTCGAGAGTAGGGAAAGGTTTGAGAAGAGAAACAGAAGGGAAAGGCCCTGAGCGGCTGAGCATTGAGCGGGAGGGGGTGGCTgatgagccgagctcgagcattACAACGATACTCTTCAGGCCCGGTTATCAAATTCACATAATCCAAACTCACATAATTAGAAATAGGTCAATAAGATTATATACTTAGTCTAAAAGACTGATTTAattagataaataaataaacaagaAGCGTATCTGGACATTTAGTTTTATTCTTTCTATTTTATTCTAATAGTTATATTTACAAAATTGAATTATTCTCATTTAAGTTGACATCTTAGGAATAGTATGGATAGCTGTTCGATTCCTGTGCAGAGTAACTTCTCTTGAAAACATACTAGTGTAAGTATAAGATAACATCGAAAAAAAGAATCATGATTAATAAGATgataagcaaaaaaaaaattcttgatCATTGTACCAAGACGAAATATAACTATCAAAACATAAAAAAGAATAGAGGGAGTATTATTTTATACATATTTAAGTGTGTGCAACACAGTAGCTCGCTAGCTAATGCAATGCTCTAGCCTACTGCTATATTATTTTAACTTTCAATGGTTGAAAATTTAAG is drawn from Panicum virgatum strain AP13 chromosome 1N, P.virgatum_v5, whole genome shotgun sequence and contains these coding sequences:
- the LOC120656458 gene encoding uncharacterized protein LOC120656458 yields the protein MCTPMSYAGSAPGCNEYLMTDGRQRKKVRFANEGEGASHHIGGRQVTKIREVAKNKPQVCDAKTAEYKFFKKLCEQSGHSSRSYKRPHQSIEPKISKQKQGPHNVTTVRKFSVHRNTVCYEDPPTTPAKNGEIPSEQVNVQSSHSEYDDKDTPQFNPHGCLPSIHVLTPIAQTSFDVTGTSGNIDREPVSGQIFSEKRSKLLKIAAKTVSMGSTELFQRRSEFVGDILQRLGAKNIIRKQEGSMRHSKIDCREAPAIPKGQFGKLLDYRRRDYTSPTKLRTGKSSPSNASDDTCKFMALPWVHSQDHPSFIDWRKNHLPRGDNKAHECMALPWLCVNDSSSSDWKRGIIRNQASNLLLDVEPYIQRRPASANELSLNVQTASNDQDGWSPMLSLKFTESFRDRLSFPCQIEEQHHAVPYAILNTSWQSDHHSSTEQCVSISAELEREYQKESGPFNTSDARFFTRIDQLPAKSAASSFLDNGNEILHRFSAGNGSQSNNMVFSVNTGCLNPIFSTSEHPYELGAQSLHDSAVGVSCLAGLEEKYSREVELSDNSDKLLQVLDQLPVKFTPLSFYNEEPRIRDDHLLRSIISCPPEDRSSILPLDANDGGLNSLSSYSAHPCKPDWNSLNDSSTELWSSVNQLQSHANLGAVLGFMPNGSAYSDLVEGQHSLMLVQGNLKNDNLGTTDQSFFGSCSALDNIREALMLSSDGITW